The Anas platyrhynchos isolate ZD024472 breed Pekin duck chromosome 3, IASCAAS_PekinDuck_T2T, whole genome shotgun sequence genome includes a window with the following:
- the LOC101804927 gene encoding uncharacterized protein isoform X4: MQGGPGSPGGPEGRGTTTTTTAGPGRLSSSWHPIKTAPGARSRRPPGAWGEACRGHPPSRTPAPCSPSSTGRCCRGTATGEGRRWGPSGTDAAPATPQAEGWVRGKLRDLKDGCELQGWEQVAQALQREMKDFDNTLIKLSQMGEQLAGRPSPGGEAVRRQLQALREQWQLLKQTAASQSRALGGLRSLQDFSRKAESLEAWIRSKEEKPCLAALLQESPEKIQLTRRILDLKQEEQHFQSLHEELNSLAQKLEKQGKSESRSVSARRKHLNKMWLRLQGTLKEHHEALQLALEVTAFLQQAEALLGAIHAKWRSVCGVGKHGEAEASRDRDVRDIASQVMMLDVTVSQLLSLQPSLAARVTPKHRDVKESWARLQQALRTEKAPAVAVGSGFPGGEASAASPEPRGDGSSRELVGKEAGDKQKRDPGGSTVPRDVSRRLVEHVRGEESGPGCPAAGGDGRRRRQGPGEVEAERGTRPPEALAQDVGRVPSTEGAGSPQVEAMLRELGELWEDLQRKHQENGAVLREIDKALRLVGELDRAERWLQAVAGSLSEPAAMRSPAELRRDLEGTGQLERQLLLCGSKLQALREEAAGGMPAEREGARKMQRKVEMVEEKLAQVQAALRRRAADLRDSLVLSEFLQNLQEEEERSRQGAREPGSGHRGSQGAFPLLSAQAEDGEEASSPLGELQEAVEMLNDAAKERERVMEVAAETESLERLVAAVSPRLEALRRSAEALARDTAQAESGFTTVKSEKDLPGLQGLQSRQQEMEREVSESLQGQLEELERGAARLQELCPARLCPISREVQDTLRAWAGLRELLRETRGHVQQAGRLRHFFRDYLAMISWTEDTRAQIFSESPSGPGFLETQCEELEKKIEGKLQEFEELAAAGQQLVAEEHYLSATIQERLEELQSMLGWVLVRWRAQRHQRDERRDPESPRRASPAGQEQRAPCSQESILSPARLPPCSFPMPAQGPEPRVPAGAALSPPASPPCSPGSPEQALAWDPSETSTLLLPPRGPGGLGGTVNLILSIGKKGEKKKVQIEETPRTLPATKPSGCKTFWKRCQGLVGNTWGSLRRKRKPPRQPAAEEVLLEESYGEGAGSSSGTPQPAKRPPAASSRPPAPGSGTPPASHTLPKASTGSLFNSLQRRERARAEQARLLTLQGIMGASSLQPLPEERHGPSNTWPLKCGWRKAAGPPGPQLGELLLYVKNPLVRDIDAECGAAPRHPKPRLAPPGAARRPGPKATCPHLALGSVLSLELPKDVAVLGRLRDTAPPEEEEEEERKGRGVRWWEPPGEDTGGHGPRQPGNVLGASPKAERGTWLEEVSFNPSSGRHKARGPRAAHGTGEERRSPRHPGSTRQHLPDSRPGRQSHEQDLLPTLLQQGGSPRASCRARHREAAHLEMGTSPPGTPHRAGAIPTAQHPPSSSTQPVGFPASPAAPTQLSVFEWALGSPQPPSPVRGAQEICHPAHGQFEEEEEELQAIWDGVGERRAPSHPPGSPPSSDTTGGPLILSSANNVLVAKFTLPSAARILQSPAGGKGHAGSPQGHGAAPCLEGTVAVPPSDSPAAWDRQRQRDEEREGGQAPAGKTEFQMMEGTLERKHVLQAGGRKASCRAWGLFHAVLMRQTLCFYQDRRDSLKSSVVALPLNLAGAVCAPDSEYTKKTNCFRLQLRDGSEYLLRAPSQPLMNEWVSKLQQNSGFPEVDYFQAAAQCVEGASFSPLQGPHQAVTAKSPEIVVLPRSNARLQLPQDAQDGPADGTSAAEDVCGAASPTAGRREQQRSPRTPPGLWDNGCPDEDDCGLVANKRRSYSFTSATYQKITPLAVPQEPREAGGSYSVTLYIGEQAAAVPRARCRSFVARPGSPRDALGEKPPGAPRPKNKSVFKKFFGKKE, from the exons ATGCAGGGGGGTCCGGGGAGCCCGGGGGGGCCGGAGGGGAGAGgaaccacaacaacaacaacagcaggaCCGGGAAGGCTCAGTTCAAG CTGGCACCCCATAAAGACAGCCCCGGGAGCAAGGAGCCGGCGGCCCCCAGGAGCGTGGGGCGAAGCGTGCCGGGGGCACCCACCCTCCCGgaccccagccccctgctcgcCCAGTTCAACCGGGAGATGCTGCAG GGGGACGGCGacgggagaagggaggagatgGGGGCCGTCGGGGACGGACGCGGCTCCTGCCACCCCGCAGGCGGAGGGCTGGGTGCGAGGCAAGCTGCGGGACCTGAAGGACGGCTgcgagctgcagggctgggagcaggtggcgcaggccctgcagagggagatGAAGGACTTCGACAACACCCTCATCAAGCTCAGCCAG ATGGGCGAGCAGCTGGCGGGCAGGCCCAGCCCCGGCGGCGAGGCGGTGCGGAGGCAGCTGCAGGCGCTGCGGGAGCAGTGGCAGCTCCTGAAGCAGACGGCCGCCAGCCAGAGCagggccctgggggggctgcgcaGCCTGCAGGACTTCAGCAGGAAGGCGGAGAGCCTGGAGGCGTGGATCCGCAGCAAG GAGGAGAAGCCCTGCCTGGCGGCACTCCTGCAGGAAAGCCCGGAGAAGATCCAGCTCACCCGCCGCATCCTCGACTTGAAGCAG gaggagcagcactTCCAGAGCCTGCACGAGGAGCTCAACAGCCTGGCCCAGAAGCTGGAGAAGCAAGGCAAAAGCGAGAGCCGGAGTGTCTCGGCCCGGCGCAAGCACCTCAACAAAAT GTGGCTGCGGCTGCAGGGCACCCTGAAGGAGCACCACGAGGCCCTGCAGCTGGCCCTGGAGGTCACCGCCTTCCTGCAGCAGGCCGAGGCCCTGCTGGGCGCCATCCACGCCAAG TGGAGGAGCGTCTGCGGCGTGGGGAAGCACGGGGAGGCCGAGGCCAGCCGGGATCGGGATGTCAGGGACATAGCCAGCCAGGTGATG ATGCTGGACGTGACCGTGTCGCagctcctcagcctgcagcccagcctggcGGCCCGAGTCACCCCCAAGCACCGGGACGTGAAGGAGAGCTGGGCCCGGCTCCAGCAGGCGCTGAg gaCCGAGAAGGCTCCGGCAGTGGCTGTGGGAAGCGGTTTCCCAGGGGGAGAAGCCTCGGCTGCGAGCCCTGAGCCCCGCGGAGACGGCAGCAGCCGGGAGCTGGTGGGAAAGGAGGCAGGAGACAAGCAGAAGAGAGATCCCGGCGGCAGCACG GTGCCGAGGGACGTGTCGAGGAGGCTGGTGGAGCACGTGCGAGGCGAGGAGAGCGGCCCTGGCTGTCCGGCAGCGGGAGGGGACGGCAGGAG GAGGAGACAGGGTCCTGGAGAGGTGGAGGCTGAGAGGGGCACGCGGCCCCCCGAGGCCCTGGCGCAGGATGTCGGCCGGGTGCCAAGCACG GAGGGCGCGGGAAGCCCCCAGGTGGAGGCCATGCTGCGGGAGCTGGGCGAGCTGTGGGAGGACCTGCAGAGGAAGCACCAGGAGAACGGTGCCGTGCTGAGGGAAATCGATAAG GCGCTGAGGCTGGTGGGGGAGCTGGACCGCGCCGAGCGGTGGCTGCAAGCCGTGGCGGGGTCGCTCTCGGAGCCAGCTGCCATGAGGAGCCCCGCGGAGCTGCGCAGGGACCTGGAGGGGACAGGCCAGCTGgagaggcagctcctgctgtgcgGCAGCAAGCTCCAGGCGCTgcgggaggaggcggcgggcgGGATGCCCGCGGAGCGCGAGGGAGCGAGGAAGATGCAGAGGAAGGTGGAGATGGTGGAGGAGAA GTTGGCACAGGTGCAGGCAGCCCTGCGGCGCCGAGCCGCCGACCTGCGCGACTCCCTGGTGCTGTCCGAGTTCCTGCAGaacctgcaggaggaggaggagcggagCCGGCAGGGAGCCAGGGAG CCAGGGAGCGGGCACCGTGGCTCGCAGGGGGCTTTTCCCCTGCTCTCGGCCCAGGCTGAGGACGGCGAGGAGGCGAGCAGCCCCttgggagagctgcaggaggccgTGGAGATGCTGAACGACGCGGCCAAGGAGCGGGAGCGAGTGATGGAGGTGGCGGCGGAGACGGAGAGCCTGGAGCGCCTG gTGGCAGCGGTGTCCCCGCGCCTGGAGGCCCTGCGGCGCAGCGCCGAGGCCCTGGCTCGCGACACGGCGCAGGCGGAGAGCGGCTTCACCACGGTGAAGAGCGAGAAGGACCTGCCGGGGCTGCAGGGCTTGCAGAGCCGCCAGCAGGAGATGGAG CGCGAGGTGTCGGAGAGCCTGCaggggcagctggaggagctggagcgggGAGCTGCCCGCTTGCAGGAGCTCTGCCCTGCTCGCCTGTGCCCCATCAGCCGGGAGGTGCAGGACACGCTGCGGGCGTGGGCAGGGCTGCGGGAGCTGCTGCGGGAGACCCGTGGGCACGTGCAGCAGGCCGGCCGGCTGCGGCACTTCTTCAGGGATTACTTGGCCATGAT CTCCTGGACGGAAGACACGCGGGCTCAGATCTTCTCCGAGAGCCCGAGCGGCCCCGGCTTCCTGGAGACCCAGTGTGAGGAGCTGGAAAAGAAGATCGAGGGCAAGCTGCAGGAGTTCGAGGagctggcggcggcggggcagcagctggtggcGGAGGAGCACTACCTGAGCGCCACG ATCCAGGAGcgcctggaggagctgcagagcatgctgggctgggtgctggtgcGCTGGCGAGCGCAGAGGCACCAGCGGGATGAGAGGAGGGACCCCGAGAGCCCGCGGAGAGCATCCCCTGCCGGCCAG GAGCAGCGTGCCCCGTGCTCTCAGGAGAGCATCCTCAGCCCGGCGaggctccctccctgctccttccccatgCCCGCACAAGGACCGGAGCCGCGGGTGCCGGCAGGGGCAGCGCTCTCCCCTCCAGCAtcacctccctgcagcccaggaaGCCCCGAGCAGGCTCTGGCCTGGGATCCCTCCGAGACctccacgctgctgctgccgccgcggGGCCCCGGCGGGCTGGGGGGCACGGTCAACCTCATCCTGAGCATCGGCAAGAAGGGCGAGAAGAAGAAGGTGCAGATCGAGGAGACACCACGGACG ctccctgccacTAAACCCTCGGGCTGTAAAACCTTTTGGAAGCGTTGCCAGGGGCTTGTAGGAAACACTTGGGGTAGTTTAAGGCGCAAGAGAAAGCCGCCTCGCCAGCCAGCGGCGGAAGAG gtgctgctggaggagagctaCGGGGAAGGGGCCGGGAGCAGCTCCGGCACGCCGCAGCCAGCGAAGAGGCCGCCTGCCGCGTCCTCCCGCCCTCCGGCACCCGGCTCCGGCACGCCGCCAGCCTCCCACACCCTGCCCAAGGCCAGCACGGGCTCCCTCTTCAACAGCCTGCAGAGGAGGGAGCGGGCCCGGGCCGAGCAGGCACGGCTGCTGACGCTTCAGGGGATCATGGGCGCCAGCtcgctgcagcccctgcccgaGGAGCGGCACGGCCCCAGCAACACCTGGCCCCTCAAATGCGGCTGGAGGAAGGCGGCGgggccccccggcccccagctcggggagctgctgctctacGTGAAGAACCCCCTGGTGCGGGACATCGACGCCGAGTGCGGGGcggccccccggcaccccaaACCTCGCCTGGCTCCCCCCGGAGCCGCGCGGCGCCCGGGGCCCAAAGCCACGTGCCCTCACCTTGCCCTGGGCTCCGTGCTCAGCCTGGAGCTGCCCAAGGATGTGGCCGTGCTGGGGCGCCTCCGAGACACCGCGCCgccagaagaggaggaggaggaggagaggaagggcagggGGGTGAGGTGGTGGGAGCCCCCTGGAGAGGACACGGGCGGGCACGGTCCCCGGCAGCCCGGCAATGTCCTGGGGGCGTCCCCTAAAGCCGAGCGAGGAACGTGGCTCGAGGAGGTGAGCTTCAACCCCAGCTCCGGCCGGCACAAGGCGCGGGGCCCGCGGGCTGCCCACGGCACCGGGGAGGAGCGCAGGAGCCCGCGGCACCCcggcagcaccaggcagcacctCCCGGACTCGAGGCCGGGCCGGCAGTCCCACGAGCAGGacctgctgcccaccctcctgcagcagggcggCAGCCCCAGAGCCAGCTGCAGGGCCCGGCACCGTGAAGCCGCTCACCTGGAGATGGGGACgtccccccccggcaccccgcACAGGGCAGGAGCCATCCCAACtgctcagcacccccccagcagcagcacccagcctgtGGGGTTCCCGGCTTCCCCCGCCGCTCCCACCCAGCTCTCCGTCTTCGAGTGGGCGCTGgggtccccgcagccccccagccctgtgcgGGGTGCCCAGGAGATTTGCCACCCTGCCCACGGGCAgttcgaggaggaggaggaggagctgcaggccatTTGGGATGGGGTGGGTGAGCGGCGTGCGCCCAGCCACCCGCCagggagcccccccagctctgACACCACCGGTGGGCCCCTCATCCTCTCCTCGGCCAACAACGTGCTGGTGGCCAAATTCACCCTCCCCAGCGCTGCCCGGATCCTGCAGAGCCCGGCTGGAGGGAAGGGGCACGcgggcagcccccaggggcacggggcagcccccTGCCTGGAGGGGACGGTGGCCGTGCCCCCCTCGGACAGCCCCGCTGCGTGGGATCGGCAGAGGCAGCGGGACGAGGAGAGAGAGGGCGGCCAG GCTCCTGCTGGTAAAACGGAGTTCCAGATGATGGAGGGGACGCTGGAAAGGAAGCacgtgctgcaggcaggagggaggaag GCCAGCTGCCGTGCCTGGGGCCTCTTCCACGCCGTGCTGATGCGGCAGACGCTGTGCTTCTACCAGGACCGGAGGGACAGCCTCAAG AGCTCCGTGGTGGCCCTGCCCCTCAACCTCGCCGGGGCCGTGTGCGCTCCGGACAGCGAGTACACCAAGAAGACCAACTGCTTCAGGCTGCA GCTGCGGGACGGCTCCGAGTACCTCCTGCGGGCCCCATCGCAGCCCCTGATGAACGAGTGGGTCTCCAAGCTGCAGCAAAACTCAG GTTTCCCCGAAGTGGATTACTTCCAGGCGGCCGCGCAGTGCGTCGAGGGTGCCAGCTTCAGCCCCCTGCAGGGTCCCCACCAGGCTGTGACCGCCAAGAGCCCGGAGATCGTGGTGCTGCCCCGCTCCAACGCCcgcctgcagctgccccaggaCGCGCAGGACGGCCCCGCCGATGGCACATCGGCAGCAG AGGATGTCTGCGGGGCCGCCAGCCCCACAGCCGGGCGCAGGGAGCAGCAGCGGTCCCCCCGGACGCCCCCCGGGCTGTGGGACAACGGCTGCCCAGACGAGGACGACTGCGGGCTGGTGGCCAATAAGCGGCGCTCCTACTCCTTCACCTCAG CCACCTACCAGAAGATCACCCCGCTGGCCGTGCCCCAGGAGCCGCGGGAGGCGGGGGGCAGCTACTCGGTGACGCTCTACATCGGGGAGCAAGCGGCGGCCGTGCCCAGGGCGCGCTGCCGCTCCTTCGTGGCCCGGCCGGGGAGCCCCCGGGACGCGCTGGGGGAGAagccccccggcgccccccgccccaAGAACAAGTCCGTCTTCAAGAAATTCTTCGGCAAGAAGGAGTGA